In one Lolium rigidum isolate FL_2022 chromosome 3, APGP_CSIRO_Lrig_0.1, whole genome shotgun sequence genomic region, the following are encoded:
- the LOC124702654 gene encoding glucose-6-phosphate 1-dehydrogenase, chloroplastic-like isoform X2 → MSDEELRNMISMTLTCRIDQRENCSDKMEQFLKRCFYQSGQYNSEEGFCELDRKLTQKEAGKQPNRLFYLSIPPNIFVDVVRSASRTASSRAGWTRFIVEKPFGRDYESSGELTRSLKMYLEEEQIFRIDHYLGKELVENLSVLRFSNLVFQPLWSRDYIRNVQLIFSEDFGTEGRGGYFDNYGIIRDIMQNHLLQILALFAMETPVSLAAEDIRNEKVKVLRSMRKLKLEDVVVGQYKGHTRGGKSFPAYVDDPTVPNGSVTPTFAAAALFIDNARWDGVPFLMKAGKALHTRRAEIRVQFRRVPGNLYRGNVGTDLDMATNELVLRVQPDEAIYLKINNKVPGLGMRLDSSNLNLFYSEEYQREIPDAYERLLLDAIEGERRLFIRSDELDAAWAIFTPVLRELEEKRVAPELYPYGSRGPVGAHYLAANYNVRWGDISSDGSF, encoded by the exons ATGAGCGATGAAGAGCTGAGGAACATGATAAGCATGACCCTGACTTGCCGGATTGATCAGAG GGAGAACTGTAGTGATAAGATGGAGCAATTTCTGAAGAGATGCTTCTATCAGTCTGGACAGTACAACTCAGAGGAAGGATTTTGCGAATTAGATCGAAAACTTACACAAAAAGAG GCTGGGAAGCAACCAAACAGGTTATTTTACCTGTCGATTCCACCAAACATATTTGTGGATGTGGTGAGATCTGCTAGCCGCACTGCTTCATCTCGGGCTGGCTGGACTAGATTCATAGTGGAGAAGCCATTCGGACGTGATTACGAGTCCTCAGGGGAGCTCACCCGATCGCTGAAGATGTACTTAGAGGAGGAGCAAATCTTCAG GATTGACCATTATCTGGGCAAGGAGCTAGTTGAAAACCTGTCGGTCCTCCGTTTCTCCAACCTTGTGTTTCAGCCACTATGGTCGAGAGACTACATTCGGAATGTGCAGCTCATATTTTCCGAAGACTTTGGCACCGAGGGTCGAGGCGG CTACTTCGACAACTACGGGATCATCCGGGACATCATGCAGAACCACTTGCTGCAGATACTGGCCCTGTTTGCCATGGAAACCCCTGTCAGCCTCGCCGCCGAGGACATCCGCAACGAGAAG GTGAAAGTGCTGCGATCGATGAGGAAGCTGAAGCTGGAGGACGTGGTGGTGGGTCAGTACAAGGGCCACACGCGCGGCGGCAAGTCGTTCCCGGCGTACGTGGACGACCCGACGGTGCCGAACGGCAGCGTGACCCCGAccttcgcggcggcggcgctcttcATCGACAACGCCCGGTGGGACGGCGTCCCGTTCCTGATGAAGGCTGGCAAGGCGCTGCACACCCGACGCGCGGAGATCAGGGTGCAGTTCAGGCGCGTCCCCGGGAACCTGTACCGGGGCAACGTGGGGACGGACCTGGACATGGCCACCAACGAGCTGGTGCTCCGGGTGCAGCCCGACGAGGCCATCTACCTCAAGATCAACAACAAGGTGCCGGGGCTCGGGATGAGGCTCGACAGCAGCAACCTCAACCTCTTCTACTCCGAGGAGTACCAGCGGGAGATACCGGACGCGTACGAGCGGCTGCTGCTGGACGCCATCGAGGGGGAGCGCCGGCTCTTCATCCGGAGCGACGAGCTCGACGCGGCCTGGGCCATCTTCACGCCGGTGCTCAGGGAGCTGGAGGAAAAGAGGGTGGCGCCCGAGCTGTACCCGTACGGCAGCCGGGGCCCTGTCGGCGCGCACTACCTCGCCGCCAACTACAACGTCAGGTGGGGGGACATCAGCAGTGACGGATCCTTCTAG
- the LOC124702654 gene encoding glucose-6-phosphate 1-dehydrogenase, chloroplastic-like isoform X1 — MASIALVCHLHPAATFSAQPSNASNQQHRHCPPQRTHAAGRRCLLRVKSSNGRPQIGASFNDGVLDGQSSGAGAVVPEQEENTVSITVVGASGDLAKKKIFPALFALFYEDWLPKHFTVFGYARSKMSDEELRNMISMTLTCRIDQRENCSDKMEQFLKRCFYQSGQYNSEEGFCELDRKLTQKEAGKQPNRLFYLSIPPNIFVDVVRSASRTASSRAGWTRFIVEKPFGRDYESSGELTRSLKMYLEEEQIFRIDHYLGKELVENLSVLRFSNLVFQPLWSRDYIRNVQLIFSEDFGTEGRGGYFDNYGIIRDIMQNHLLQILALFAMETPVSLAAEDIRNEKVKVLRSMRKLKLEDVVVGQYKGHTRGGKSFPAYVDDPTVPNGSVTPTFAAAALFIDNARWDGVPFLMKAGKALHTRRAEIRVQFRRVPGNLYRGNVGTDLDMATNELVLRVQPDEAIYLKINNKVPGLGMRLDSSNLNLFYSEEYQREIPDAYERLLLDAIEGERRLFIRSDELDAAWAIFTPVLRELEEKRVAPELYPYGSRGPVGAHYLAANYNVRWGDISSDGSF; from the exons ATGGCAAGCATCGCGTTAGTCTGCCATCTCCATCCCGCCGCTACTTTCTCGGCTCAGCCGTCCAACGCAAGCAACCAACAGCACCGCCATTGCCCACCTCAGAGAACCCATGCTGCCGGAAGAAGGTGCCTTCTTAGAGTGAAGTCCTCAAATGGCCGCCCACAGATCGGTGCCTCCTTCAATGATG GGGTGCTAGATGGTCAGTCCTCTGGAGCTGGAGCCGTCGTGCCGGAGCAGGAAGAGAACACCGTCAGTATCACGGTCGTTGGAGCCTCCGGCGACCTTGCCAAGAAGAAGATCTTCCCGGCGCTTTTCGCCTTGTTCTACGAGGACTGGCTCCCCAAG CATTTTACAGTTTTTGGCTATGCTCGTAGCAAGATGAGCGATGAAGAGCTGAGGAACATGATAAGCATGACCCTGACTTGCCGGATTGATCAGAG GGAGAACTGTAGTGATAAGATGGAGCAATTTCTGAAGAGATGCTTCTATCAGTCTGGACAGTACAACTCAGAGGAAGGATTTTGCGAATTAGATCGAAAACTTACACAAAAAGAG GCTGGGAAGCAACCAAACAGGTTATTTTACCTGTCGATTCCACCAAACATATTTGTGGATGTGGTGAGATCTGCTAGCCGCACTGCTTCATCTCGGGCTGGCTGGACTAGATTCATAGTGGAGAAGCCATTCGGACGTGATTACGAGTCCTCAGGGGAGCTCACCCGATCGCTGAAGATGTACTTAGAGGAGGAGCAAATCTTCAG GATTGACCATTATCTGGGCAAGGAGCTAGTTGAAAACCTGTCGGTCCTCCGTTTCTCCAACCTTGTGTTTCAGCCACTATGGTCGAGAGACTACATTCGGAATGTGCAGCTCATATTTTCCGAAGACTTTGGCACCGAGGGTCGAGGCGG CTACTTCGACAACTACGGGATCATCCGGGACATCATGCAGAACCACTTGCTGCAGATACTGGCCCTGTTTGCCATGGAAACCCCTGTCAGCCTCGCCGCCGAGGACATCCGCAACGAGAAG GTGAAAGTGCTGCGATCGATGAGGAAGCTGAAGCTGGAGGACGTGGTGGTGGGTCAGTACAAGGGCCACACGCGCGGCGGCAAGTCGTTCCCGGCGTACGTGGACGACCCGACGGTGCCGAACGGCAGCGTGACCCCGAccttcgcggcggcggcgctcttcATCGACAACGCCCGGTGGGACGGCGTCCCGTTCCTGATGAAGGCTGGCAAGGCGCTGCACACCCGACGCGCGGAGATCAGGGTGCAGTTCAGGCGCGTCCCCGGGAACCTGTACCGGGGCAACGTGGGGACGGACCTGGACATGGCCACCAACGAGCTGGTGCTCCGGGTGCAGCCCGACGAGGCCATCTACCTCAAGATCAACAACAAGGTGCCGGGGCTCGGGATGAGGCTCGACAGCAGCAACCTCAACCTCTTCTACTCCGAGGAGTACCAGCGGGAGATACCGGACGCGTACGAGCGGCTGCTGCTGGACGCCATCGAGGGGGAGCGCCGGCTCTTCATCCGGAGCGACGAGCTCGACGCGGCCTGGGCCATCTTCACGCCGGTGCTCAGGGAGCTGGAGGAAAAGAGGGTGGCGCCCGAGCTGTACCCGTACGGCAGCCGGGGCCCTGTCGGCGCGCACTACCTCGCCGCCAACTACAACGTCAGGTGGGGGGACATCAGCAGTGACGGATCCTTCTAG